The following coding sequences lie in one Cucurbita pepo subsp. pepo cultivar mu-cu-16 chromosome LG13, ASM280686v2, whole genome shotgun sequence genomic window:
- the LOC111809326 gene encoding E3 ubiquitin-protein ligase RNF181-like has translation MSDSDSSSSPPPSLPPPRSLSMLLPFLLGLARTTPGSHLNQIVVLDHAARTVVVFEGHVLESFLRDLSEKSGPLPASKASIDAMPRVGITELGMDCAICLDGFEVGAEAREMPCKHLYHSDCIEKWLRVRGTCPICRFTMPVDDQEGKKDDDEDMEGDEGRVVVVNLWVNDGEPMDVESVESGLGHGSGDSDSESHDEITVEVDASSTQEQDPSSEDSSSFSFSSFFN, from the coding sequence ATGTCCGATTCCgactcttcttcctctcctccGCCGTCGCTGCCCCCGCCTCGCAGCCTCTCTATGCTTCTCCCCTTTCTGCTTGGCCTTGCCCGAACCACCCCTGGATCGCACCTCAACCAGATCGTCGTTCTCGATCATGCTGCCCGAACGGTCGTCGTTTTTGAAGGTCATGTTCTTGAGTCTTTTCTCCGCGACTTGTCGGAGAAATCCGGGCCGTTGCCTGCATCTAAGGCTTCGATCGATGCGATGCCGAGAGTCGGGATTACGGAATTGGGGATGGATTGTGCGATTTGCTTGGACGGATTTGAAGTTGGGGCGGAGGCGAGAGAGATGCCTTGCAAACATCTGTATCATTCGGATTGTATTGAGAAATGGTTGAGGGTTCGTGGAACGTGTCCGATTTGTCGGTTCACGATGCCGGTGGACGATCAGGAAGGGAAGAAGGACGATGATGAAGATATGGAAGGAGACGAAGGCCGAGTGGTTGTAGTGAATCTATGGGTTAACGACGGTGAACCAATGGATGTAGAATCGGTGGAATCGGGCTTGGGGCATGGATCGGGGGACTCCGATTCGGAATCTCACGATGAAATTACGGTCGAAGTTGACGCCTCATCAACGCAAGAACAAGATCCGAGTTCTGAAGATTCTtcgtcattttcattttcgtcCTTTTTCAACTAG
- the LOC111809460 gene encoding uncharacterized protein At5g19025-like encodes MVYFPYSISVCKSVDQPTIMASSVNLADSSFKSRNKKMTPSSTCSKFPVCHRSRSAVIDIVILIAVVGACGFLLFPYMKLLIVESLEIFGAILYLMGDEVSRAPWIYGSIGLGIFCALLAAWVVLICTSRKCGNPYCKGLRKAAEFDIQLETEECVKNSTPLVKNGVKKGLFELPRDHHRELEAELKKMAPPNGRAVLIFRARCGCSVGRLEVPGPRKQLKKIKK; translated from the coding sequence ATGGTCTATTTCCCATACTCGATCTCGGTCTGCAAGTCCGTTGACCAACCAACCATTATGGCGAGTTCAGTGAATTTAGCCGATTCGAGTTTCAAATCCAGGAACAAGAAGATGACTCCCTCATCGACTTGTTCGAAATTTCCCGTTTGTCATCGGTCTCGATCGGCCGTCATCGATATTGTGATTTTGATTGCTGTCGTTGGTGCTTGTGGGTTTTTGTTATTCCCTTATATGAAGCTTCTTATTGTTGAATCCCTCGAGATTTTCGGTGCGATTCTGTATTTAATGGGAGATGAAGTCTCTCGTGCTCCTTGGATTTATGGATCCATTGGACTTGGGATTTTCTGTGCTTTATTAGCTGCTTGGGTTGTTTTAATATGCACGAGCAGGAAATGTGGAAATCCCTATTGCAAGGGGCTTCGAAAGGCGGCTGAATTCGACATCCAATTGGAGACGGAGGAGTGCGTGAAGAACTCTACTCCATTGGTTAAAAATGGCGTGAAGAAGGGGCTTTTTGAATTGCCCCGTGATCATCACCGCGAGTTAGAAGCTGAACTTAAGAAGATGGCACCTCCTAATGGAAGGGCAGTGCTCATATTTCGAGCAAGATGTGGCTGTTCTGTTGGTAGGTTGGAAGTTCCTGGGCCTAGGAAGCAGCTGAAGAAGATCAAGAAATAG